A genomic segment from Nocardia cyriacigeorgica GUH-2 encodes:
- a CDS encoding BTAD domain-containing putative transcriptional regulator yields MVFIRVLGSFVAEVGGESVPLGGPRQRGVLAMLVAARGQVVPVDRMIEDLWRGEAPARALASLQAYVSNLRRLLEPGRPPRTPARLLVSAAPGYALRLPREAVDAWRFEQLLEQARTVAEPGATRALLDDALALWAGPAFAEVADEPWALAETARLDELRSIARELHIAAGLRLSLPVTPDAENLTREQPLREEGWRLYALALWSSGRQADALAALRRARTTFADELGLDPGPDLVELEEAILTQRTEVLRGAAAAASAGTIQHQGAASRSEVGAPASDGDARPSKDARPSKDAQPSNDAQPSNDAQPSNDAQPTGVAPSSDIPPPLDSAPPLDSAPSSDMPQSPDVARLSASARRATTFVGRERELSALVTAAGEAVTDGARVALVTGEAGLGKSTLLDHLAARLTRDGWLVATGRCPELDSAPPAWAWVEVLQTVAATVDPGHFADDLAPLLTDSAPVGGDAAAGRFRLRRAVWAWLSAAAATQPVAIVLDDLHWADAATLELLTGSVDAHAPILIVAAYRADESARLTTTLGTLARTAPLRVDLPGLDGDAIAALVRAECDADDATVAGIAERTGGNPFYVRESARLLYGEGALIALSEVPEGVRDVLRRRLARLPESGVSVLRLAAVAGRESSVEVLVRAADTDEDGVLDALDAGVIAGLLDEPGPGRVRFVHTLVRDTLMTDVSRLRITRMHARIAAALEDSGDIAALAHHYARAGSPRAVHYCVRAAELAEARYAHDVAAALLTDAVAHCTDPDERITLLGKLLRAQVRAGAVAAARATREQAVAFAESLGRDDLMIAAFTAWTEPTPWLARTYGTVDRPIVERLRRLLERTDLAPDVRANLLIAYTHELVGEDDPTVLAAGQEALDLATSTRLRAGALLVLARDTGREEYSRELVDIGIAHDLPVYRVTGLLNLAANAAAANDPSAMRRQLHGVLDLARAYRMPEAIGAAEIALTTLVLVEGRFADAERGYIEATDRLDRAGSVHAAGFLRLALAATWLNAGTLGEHLDEVRALHDGLGPMVADLLALALHAAGHTDEARRARTTPAPIRPDFFATFLTSLRAMAILATGDRDAAAQIYPALLPHRDGPPAGAESLSLAVRPPAHTLGELAVLLGRDDAAAEHFARAADIADQWNAPHWAAEARARSPRRDSPHR; encoded by the coding sequence ATGGTCTTCATCCGGGTATTGGGCTCGTTCGTGGCCGAGGTCGGCGGCGAATCCGTACCCCTCGGCGGACCGCGCCAGCGCGGCGTGCTGGCCATGCTGGTCGCCGCCCGCGGACAGGTGGTGCCGGTCGACCGGATGATCGAAGACCTGTGGCGCGGGGAAGCACCCGCCCGAGCGCTGGCCTCGCTGCAGGCCTATGTCTCCAACCTGCGGCGCCTGCTCGAACCCGGCCGCCCACCGCGGACGCCGGCGCGTCTGCTGGTGAGCGCGGCTCCGGGCTATGCGTTGCGGCTGCCGCGGGAAGCGGTAGACGCGTGGCGGTTCGAGCAGCTACTCGAGCAGGCCCGCACGGTGGCCGAACCCGGCGCAACGCGTGCCTTGCTCGACGACGCGCTGGCGCTGTGGGCGGGGCCCGCGTTCGCCGAGGTCGCCGACGAGCCGTGGGCACTGGCCGAGACCGCCCGCCTCGACGAACTGCGCTCGATCGCCCGCGAGCTGCATATCGCTGCCGGATTGCGCCTGAGCCTGCCCGTGACACCGGACGCGGAAAACCTCACCCGGGAGCAGCCGTTGCGTGAGGAGGGCTGGCGCCTGTACGCGCTGGCGCTGTGGAGCAGCGGCCGCCAAGCCGACGCACTGGCCGCGCTGCGCCGCGCCCGCACCACCTTCGCCGACGAGCTGGGCCTGGACCCGGGCCCGGACCTGGTGGAACTGGAAGAGGCGATCCTCACCCAGCGCACCGAGGTCCTGCGCGGCGCCGCGGCCGCGGCCTCGGCCGGCACGATCCAGCACCAGGGCGCCGCGTCACGGTCCGAGGTCGGCGCGCCGGCATCGGACGGTGACGCGCGACCGTCGAAGGACGCGCGACCGTCGAAGGACGCGCAACCATCGAACGACGCGCAACCATCGAACGACGCACAACCATCGAACGACGCACAACCGACGGGCGTCGCGCCGTCGTCGGATATCCCGCCGCCGTTGGATAGTGCGCCGCCGTTGGATAGTGCGCCGTCGTCCGATATGCCGCAGTCGCCGGATGTCGCGCGATTGTCGGCGAGCGCGCGCCGCGCGACGACATTCGTGGGTCGTGAGCGCGAACTCTCGGCCCTGGTCACCGCGGCCGGCGAGGCCGTCACCGACGGGGCGCGCGTCGCGCTCGTCACCGGCGAGGCCGGGCTCGGCAAGTCGACGCTGCTCGACCACCTCGCCGCCCGCCTCACTCGCGACGGCTGGCTGGTCGCCACCGGACGCTGTCCCGAACTCGACAGTGCCCCGCCCGCATGGGCGTGGGTCGAAGTCCTCCAGACGGTCGCCGCGACGGTCGATCCGGGCCACTTCGCCGACGATCTGGCGCCGCTGCTGACCGACTCCGCGCCGGTCGGCGGTGACGCCGCCGCCGGGCGCTTCCGGCTGCGGCGCGCGGTGTGGGCGTGGCTGTCGGCCGCGGCCGCCACGCAGCCGGTCGCCATCGTCCTCGACGACCTGCATTGGGCCGACGCCGCCACCCTCGAACTGCTCACCGGCAGCGTCGACGCACACGCCCCGATCCTCATCGTCGCCGCCTACCGCGCGGACGAAAGTGCGCGCCTGACAACGACACTCGGCACCCTCGCCCGCACCGCGCCCCTCCGGGTGGACCTGCCCGGACTCGACGGCGACGCCATCGCGGCACTGGTGCGCGCCGAATGCGACGCCGACGACGCGACGGTGGCAGGCATCGCCGAACGCACCGGCGGCAACCCCTTCTACGTGCGGGAAAGCGCGAGGCTGCTCTACGGCGAAGGCGCGCTCATCGCACTGTCGGAGGTGCCCGAAGGCGTGCGCGATGTGCTGCGGCGCCGGCTTGCCCGGCTGCCCGAAAGCGGTGTGTCGGTGTTGCGGCTGGCGGCCGTCGCGGGCCGGGAGAGTTCGGTGGAGGTGCTCGTGCGGGCCGCCGATACCGACGAAGACGGTGTCCTGGACGCACTCGATGCCGGCGTCATCGCTGGGTTGCTCGACGAACCGGGACCGGGACGGGTCCGGTTCGTGCACACCTTGGTCCGCGACACGCTGATGACCGACGTCAGCCGGCTACGCATCACCCGCATGCACGCCCGCATCGCCGCCGCCTTGGAAGACAGCGGCGATATCGCGGCCCTGGCCCACCACTATGCGCGCGCGGGCTCACCGAGGGCCGTGCACTATTGCGTGCGCGCCGCCGAACTGGCCGAGGCCCGCTACGCCCACGATGTGGCGGCCGCGCTGCTCACCGACGCCGTCGCCCACTGCACCGACCCCGACGAACGCATCACCCTGCTCGGCAAACTGCTGCGCGCCCAGGTCCGCGCCGGGGCAGTCGCCGCCGCCCGGGCTACTCGCGAACAGGCCGTCGCCTTCGCCGAATCGCTGGGCCGCGACGATTTGATGATCGCCGCGTTCACCGCCTGGACCGAGCCCACGCCCTGGCTGGCCCGCACCTACGGCACAGTCGACCGTCCCATCGTCGAACGCCTGCGCCGCCTGCTCGAACGCACCGACCTAGCCCCCGACGTGCGGGCCAACCTGCTTATCGCCTACACCCACGAACTGGTCGGCGAAGACGACCCGACGGTCCTGGCAGCCGGGCAGGAAGCGCTCGACCTCGCCACCTCGACCCGGTTGCGTGCCGGAGCGCTGCTGGTGCTGGCCCGCGACACCGGCAGGGAGGAATACTCCCGCGAGCTGGTGGATATCGGCATCGCCCACGACCTGCCCGTCTACCGCGTGACCGGGCTGCTCAACCTCGCCGCGAACGCCGCCGCCGCCAACGACCCGTCGGCCATGCGCCGCCAGCTCCACGGCGTACTCGACCTCGCCCGCGCCTACCGCATGCCCGAAGCCATCGGCGCCGCCGAGATCGCGCTGACGACCCTGGTACTCGTCGAAGGCCGCTTCGCCGACGCCGAACGCGGCTATATCGAGGCCACCGACCGCCTCGATCGCGCCGGATCGGTGCACGCCGCCGGCTTCCTGCGCCTGGCCCTCGCCGCAACCTGGCTCAACGCCGGCACTCTCGGCGAACACCTCGACGAGGTGCGCGCACTGCACGACGGGCTCGGCCCGATGGTCGCCGACCTGCTCGCGCTCGCCCTGCACGCCGCCGGCCACACCGACGAGGCCCGCCGCGCCCGCACCACACCGGCCCCGATCCGCCCCGACTTCTTCGCCACCTTCCTGACCAGCCTGCGCGCCATGGCGATCCTCGCCACCGGCGACCGCGACGCCGCCGCCCAGATCTACCCCGCCCTGCTCCCCCACCGCGACGGTCCCCCGGCCGGCGCGGAAAGCCTGTCGCTGGCGGTGCGCCCGCCCGCCCACACCCTCGGCGAACTCGCAGTCCTGCTCGGCCGCGACGACGCCGCCGCTGAACACTTCGCCCGCGCCGCCGACATCGCCGACCAGTGGAACGCCCCGCACTGGGCCGCCGAAGCGCGCGCACGATCGCCGCGCCGGGATTCTCCGCACCGCTGA
- the car gene encoding carboxylic acid reductase, translating into MSIESPAARRKQRIDRLYRDDHQARAAAPDEAVLDAVRTPGIGVAQIVTSVLTGYAERPALGQRAFEIVSDPVTGRPERRWLDHFDTLTYGEVADRIEAVAAAWAQAGVEPGAMIGLLGVTGVELTITDLACARLGAVVVPLQAGAPSAALVQIAVETEPRILVATPELLDRAVDCALACPATRRLIVIDHVPDLDAHRAALTAARERLAGAPITVETLAEMIDAGRDMPRAAPYFADPDADPLAMLIYTSGSTGTPKGAMYTDRLAAGIWVQGLARKPGSNPPAISVNYMPLSHLAGRLALAGVLVRGGIAYFTAAADMSTLFEDIALVRPTEMVFVPRVSDMIYQRYQSELAGGRSEEQVREQLRGEVLGGRLISASTGSAPLAPELKAFMESLLGIEVHDAYGSTEAGGGLVVDNRVRRPVVIDYKLVDVPELGYQTTDEPHPRGELLLKTATMIPGYYRRPDITAQVFDGEGFYRTGDIVAEIGPDQLRYLDRRNNVLKLSQGEFVAVAQLEAVYAASPLIRQIFVYGSSVRAYLLAVVVPTEAALADAADIEALTASIAASVRTIAADAGLEPYEIPREFLIETEPFTIDNGLLSGIGKLLRPALEQRYGPRLEQLYRERADGRSAELRALHTSAGEVPVVETVLRAARALLDCTAEQSTPQAHFADLGGDSLSALSLATVLTEIFGVDVPVSVVTSPATTLGDLAEYIETAQQSGTGRVSFDSVHGAGADQVAAADLALEKFIDAETLAAAAGLPVAATTGTVLITGANGYLGRWLCLLWLQRMQAVGGRVLCVVRAKDADTARRRLDAAFDSGDVDLLRRYRELADNHLEVIVGDISAPRLGLDEQAWAALARRVDRIVHCAALVNHVLPYEQLFGPNVVGTAELIRLAITDRLKPFTYLSTVAVAADVDRAVFTEGGDIRAGSPVRRNGAGYATGYGNSKWAGEVLLRSVHEMCGLPVAVFRSDMVLAHPGYAGQLNVPDMFTRLLIGLAATGLAPASFYRRGADGGRARAHYDGLPADFTAEAITELGAAIDDGHHSFHVVNPHDDGISLDVIVDWLIEAGVAIERVDDYTEWLTRFEAGLRALPEPQRNASVLPLLHAFARPAPATPGSAIPATEFRAAVRAAKLGPDADIPHLSADLIAKYVGDLRLRGLISSG; encoded by the coding sequence ATGTCGATCGAGTCGCCGGCGGCCCGGCGCAAGCAGCGCATCGACCGGCTCTACCGCGACGACCATCAGGCCCGCGCCGCCGCACCGGATGAGGCGGTGCTCGACGCGGTGCGCACACCCGGCATCGGTGTGGCCCAGATCGTGACCAGTGTGCTCACCGGTTACGCCGAACGTCCCGCGCTCGGGCAGCGCGCGTTCGAGATCGTCAGCGATCCGGTGACCGGTCGGCCCGAGCGACGCTGGCTGGACCACTTCGACACCCTCACCTACGGTGAGGTCGCCGACCGGATCGAAGCGGTAGCCGCGGCCTGGGCGCAGGCGGGCGTCGAGCCGGGCGCGATGATCGGGCTACTCGGCGTGACCGGGGTGGAGCTGACCATCACCGACCTGGCGTGCGCGCGGCTGGGTGCGGTGGTGGTGCCGTTGCAGGCCGGTGCGCCGAGTGCGGCCCTGGTGCAGATCGCGGTCGAGACCGAGCCGCGGATCCTGGTAGCGACACCGGAGTTGCTCGACCGTGCGGTGGACTGCGCGCTGGCCTGCCCCGCGACCCGGCGACTGATCGTCATCGATCATGTTCCCGATCTGGACGCACACCGTGCCGCGCTCACGGCTGCGCGGGAACGCCTGGCCGGCGCGCCGATCACGGTCGAAACGTTGGCCGAGATGATCGACGCCGGTCGCGATATGCCCAGGGCCGCACCGTATTTCGCCGACCCGGACGCCGATCCGCTGGCCATGCTCATCTACACCTCGGGCAGCACCGGCACACCCAAGGGTGCGATGTATACCGATCGGCTGGCAGCGGGAATCTGGGTGCAAGGGCTGGCCCGCAAGCCGGGCTCGAATCCGCCGGCCATCAGCGTGAACTACATGCCGCTGAGTCATCTGGCCGGACGGCTGGCCTTGGCCGGGGTGCTGGTGCGCGGCGGCATCGCCTATTTCACCGCCGCGGCGGATATGTCGACGCTGTTCGAGGACATCGCGCTGGTGCGGCCCACCGAGATGGTGTTCGTGCCGCGGGTCAGCGACATGATCTACCAGCGGTACCAGAGTGAGCTGGCCGGCGGGCGCTCCGAGGAGCAGGTGCGGGAGCAGCTGCGCGGCGAGGTGCTGGGCGGACGGTTGATTTCGGCGTCGACCGGTAGTGCGCCGCTGGCGCCGGAGTTGAAGGCGTTCATGGAGTCGCTGCTCGGGATCGAGGTGCACGACGCCTACGGCTCCACCGAGGCCGGTGGTGGGCTGGTGGTGGACAACCGGGTCCGCAGGCCCGTGGTGATCGACTACAAGCTCGTCGATGTGCCCGAACTCGGCTATCAGACCACCGACGAGCCGCATCCGCGTGGTGAGCTGCTGCTCAAGACCGCGACGATGATCCCCGGCTACTACCGGCGTCCCGATATCACCGCGCAAGTCTTCGACGGCGAGGGTTTCTACCGCACCGGCGATATCGTCGCCGAGATCGGCCCGGACCAGCTGCGTTATCTGGACCGACGCAACAATGTGCTGAAGTTGTCGCAGGGTGAGTTCGTCGCTGTCGCCCAGTTGGAGGCGGTGTATGCGGCCAGCCCGCTGATCCGGCAGATTTTTGTCTACGGCAGCAGTGTGCGCGCCTATCTGCTGGCGGTGGTGGTGCCGACCGAGGCTGCGCTCGCCGACGCCGCGGATATCGAGGCGCTCACGGCGTCGATCGCGGCGTCGGTGCGCACCATCGCCGCCGACGCCGGGCTCGAACCGTATGAGATCCCGCGCGAATTCCTCATCGAGACCGAGCCGTTCACGATCGACAACGGCCTGCTGTCCGGTATCGGGAAACTGCTGCGGCCCGCGCTCGAGCAACGCTACGGCCCACGGCTGGAACAGCTGTATCGCGAGCGCGCCGACGGCCGTTCGGCCGAACTGCGCGCCCTGCACACCAGTGCGGGCGAGGTTCCGGTGGTGGAGACGGTGCTGCGGGCGGCGCGCGCTCTGCTCGATTGCACGGCCGAACAGTCGACGCCGCAGGCACATTTCGCCGATCTGGGTGGCGATTCGCTGTCGGCGCTGTCATTGGCGACCGTGCTCACCGAGATCTTCGGCGTCGACGTGCCGGTGAGTGTGGTGACCAGCCCGGCGACGACGCTGGGTGATCTGGCCGAATACATCGAAACCGCACAGCAATCCGGTACCGGCCGGGTGTCGTTCGACAGTGTGCACGGCGCCGGCGCCGACCAGGTGGCCGCCGCGGATCTGGCGCTGGAGAAGTTCATCGACGCCGAGACCTTGGCTGCCGCGGCAGGGCTGCCGGTGGCGGCCACGACCGGCACGGTGTTGATCACCGGCGCCAACGGCTACCTCGGACGGTGGCTGTGCCTGCTGTGGTTGCAGCGGATGCAAGCCGTGGGCGGGCGGGTGCTGTGTGTGGTGCGCGCCAAGGACGCCGACACCGCGCGACGCAGGCTCGACGCGGCGTTCGACTCCGGCGATGTGGATCTGCTGCGCCGCTACCGCGAGCTGGCCGACAACCACCTCGAGGTGATCGTCGGCGATATCAGCGCACCCCGCCTCGGGCTCGACGAGCAGGCCTGGGCGGCGCTGGCGCGGCGGGTGGACCGGATCGTGCACTGTGCCGCGCTGGTGAACCATGTGCTGCCCTATGAGCAGTTGTTCGGGCCCAACGTGGTCGGCACGGCCGAGCTGATCCGGCTGGCGATCACCGATCGGCTCAAGCCGTTCACCTATCTGTCGACGGTGGCGGTGGCCGCCGACGTCGACCGTGCGGTGTTCACCGAGGGCGGCGATATCCGCGCCGGTAGTCCGGTGCGCCGCAACGGCGCCGGATACGCCACCGGTTATGGCAACAGCAAATGGGCCGGGGAGGTGCTGCTGCGGTCGGTGCACGAGATGTGCGGGCTGCCGGTGGCGGTGTTCCGGTCGGATATGGTGCTGGCCCATCCCGGCTATGCGGGGCAGCTCAACGTGCCGGATATGTTCACCCGGCTGCTGATCGGGCTGGCCGCCACCGGACTCGCGCCCGCCTCGTTCTACCGGCGCGGCGCCGACGGTGGGCGGGCACGCGCCCACTATGACGGGCTGCCCGCCGATTTCACCGCCGAGGCGATCACCGAGCTCGGCGCGGCGATCGATGACGGGCACCACAGCTTCCATGTGGTGAACCCGCACGATGACGGGATCTCCCTCGATGTGATCGTCGACTGGCTGATCGAGGCCGGTGTCGCGATCGAACGCGTCGACGATTACACCGAATGGCTCACCCGATTCGAGGCAGGCTTGCGCGCGTTGCCCGAACCTCAGCGCAACGCCTCGGTGTTGCCGCTGCTGCACGCCTTTGCCCGCCCCGCACCCGCGACCCCGGGTTCGGCCATCCCCGCTACCGAGTTCCGAGCTGCCGTTCGCGCCGCGAAACTCGGACCCGACGCCGATATCCCGCACTTGAGCGCGGATTTGATCGCCAAGTATGTGGGTGATCTTCGACTGCGTGGGCTGATTTCGTCGGGGTAG
- a CDS encoding RNA polymerase sigma factor SigF, which translates to MDPDDPHRRQIRAEIIELCLPLAEHIARRFGGRGESFDDLQQVARVGLVQAVDRFDLGRGSTFLAYAVPTMMGEVRRHFRDRTWAVRVPRTMKDIQLRIGPATEALSQRLGRVPTAREVAAELGVELAQLTQAMVAANGHTSNSLESIARDDDDQGSAVQRRLGCEEPCYGLLEDAMAVRPLIAALPKRDRQVLVWRFYGSMTQNQIAERLGVSQMQVSRILSRTLASLREQALAEPAAA; encoded by the coding sequence TTGGACCCCGACGATCCGCATCGCCGCCAGATCCGCGCGGAAATCATCGAATTGTGCCTGCCGCTGGCCGAGCACATCGCGCGCCGTTTCGGCGGGCGCGGGGAATCCTTCGATGATCTGCAGCAAGTCGCCCGGGTGGGTTTGGTCCAGGCCGTGGACCGTTTCGATCTCGGTCGCGGCAGCACATTCCTGGCGTATGCGGTGCCCACCATGATGGGTGAGGTGCGCCGCCATTTCCGCGACCGCACCTGGGCGGTGCGGGTGCCGCGGACGATGAAGGACATTCAGTTGCGGATAGGTCCGGCCACCGAGGCGCTGTCGCAGCGGCTGGGGCGGGTGCCGACCGCACGCGAGGTCGCCGCCGAACTCGGCGTGGAGTTGGCGCAGCTGACCCAGGCGATGGTCGCCGCGAATGGGCACACCAGCAATTCGCTGGAGTCGATCGCACGGGATGACGATGACCAGGGCAGCGCGGTGCAGCGCAGGCTCGGTTGCGAGGAACCGTGCTATGGCCTGCTCGAGGATGCGATGGCGGTGCGGCCGCTGATCGCGGCGTTGCCGAAGCGGGACCGGCAGGTGCTGGTCTGGCGGTTCTACGGGTCGATGACCCAGAACCAGATCGCCGAGCGGCTGGGGGTGTCCCAGATGCAGGTGTCGCGGATCCTGTCGCGCACGCTGGCGAGTTTGCGCGAGCAGGCGCTGGCCGAGCCGGCGGCGGCGTAG
- a CDS encoding type 1 glutamine amidotransferase domain-containing protein, with amino-acid sequence MTETDLTQRRILAIVTNYGVEQDELMVPVQHLRDAGATVDIAAESGDAIQTLVHDKNPGTTVQPTVTLDEVNPQDYDLLLVPGGTVNADSLRLNDAAVEITRRIAAAGTLIAAICHGPWILVEAGIVRDKTLTSFPSLKTDIRNAGAADWVDRSVVIDDTHGYPLITSRSPKDIGDFVERIDLTLAGRAA; translated from the coding sequence ATGACCGAAACCGATCTCACCCAGCGCCGCATCCTCGCCATCGTCACCAACTACGGCGTCGAGCAGGACGAACTCATGGTCCCGGTCCAGCACCTGCGCGATGCCGGCGCCACGGTCGATATAGCCGCCGAATCCGGCGACGCCATCCAGACCCTGGTCCACGACAAGAACCCCGGAACCACCGTCCAGCCCACCGTCACCCTCGACGAGGTGAACCCGCAGGACTACGACCTGCTGCTGGTGCCCGGCGGCACCGTCAACGCCGACTCGTTGCGCCTCAACGACGCCGCCGTCGAGATCACCCGCCGCATCGCGGCCGCAGGCACCCTCATCGCGGCCATCTGCCACGGCCCGTGGATCCTCGTGGAAGCCGGCATCGTCCGCGACAAGACCCTCACCTCGTTCCCGTCGCTGAAGACCGACATCCGCAATGCCGGCGCCGCCGACTGGGTAGACCGCTCCGTCGTCATCGACGACACCCACGGCTACCCGCTGATCACCTCGCGCTCCCCCAAGGACATCGGCGATTTCGTCGAGCGCATCGACCTCACCCTGGCAGGCCGCGCGGCATAA
- a CDS encoding MerR family transcriptional regulator, whose protein sequence is MTQESYQPRLPDSTQAVYAISVAADLAGIGVQTLRLYERHGLITPARSDGGTRRYSGDDLARLHRIAALAADGVNLAGIGRILELEDANAALLADLARLRRRSNS, encoded by the coding sequence ATGACGCAGGAGAGTTACCAGCCTCGTCTCCCCGACTCGACACAGGCGGTCTATGCGATCTCGGTGGCCGCCGACCTGGCCGGCATCGGGGTGCAGACGCTGCGCCTCTACGAGCGGCACGGGTTGATCACCCCCGCCCGTAGCGACGGCGGCACCCGCCGCTACAGCGGCGACGATCTGGCCCGGCTGCACCGCATCGCGGCGCTGGCCGCCGACGGAGTGAACCTCGCGGGCATCGGCCGCATTCTCGAACTCGAAGACGCCAACGCCGCCCTGCTCGCCGATCTGGCTCGGTTGCGTCGCCGCTCCAATAGCTGA
- a CDS encoding Hsp20/alpha crystallin family protein, with protein MLMRTDPFRDLDRLTQQVFGTVARPAVMPMDAWREGDEFLVEFDLPGIDPDSLDLDVERNVVTVRATRPELTGDREMIAAERSRGVFSRQLFLGDGLDTDHIRADYTDGVLRLSIPVAEKAKPRKIAVERAERRQAIGA; from the coding sequence ATGCTGATGCGCACCGATCCGTTCCGCGATCTGGACCGATTGACGCAGCAGGTGTTCGGCACAGTGGCCCGCCCGGCCGTCATGCCGATGGACGCCTGGCGTGAAGGCGACGAATTCCTGGTCGAGTTCGACCTACCCGGCATCGACCCCGACTCGCTGGACCTCGATGTCGAACGCAATGTCGTAACCGTGCGCGCCACGCGGCCGGAGTTGACGGGCGACCGCGAGATGATCGCCGCGGAACGCTCACGCGGAGTGTTCAGCCGCCAGCTGTTCCTCGGCGACGGCCTCGACACCGACCACATCCGCGCCGACTACACCGACGGCGTACTGCGGCTGTCCATCCCGGTCGCGGAGAAGGCCAAACCCCGCAAGATCGCGGTCGAGCGGGCCGAACGGCGTCAGGCCATCGGCGCCTGA
- a CDS encoding alkane 1-monooxygenase yields the protein MLGLIAPGCALLPSQLVLRTGSEVFWWIGPIIVLIVIPILDFLVGEDGSNPRDEDYEALSNNHYYRWCTYMFLPIQLLGLVIASSMWAGDELSVVDKLGLGVTLGFVSEIGINAAHELGHRAEHLERWLAKIALAQSGYGHFFVEHNRGHHVRVATPEDPASARLGESLYEFQPRAVSGGFRSAIALERERLQRHGQGWWSPHNHILQAWAMTVVLFGGLLAVFGVEILPWLVLQAVIGAGLLETVNYVEHYGLLRRRRPNGKYERCSPRDSWNSDRLVTNIFLFHLQRHSDHHANPGRRYQTLRSTSESPQLPAGYATMIVLAAIPPLWRRVMDPRVLAHYDGDVTQANIAPRKRDRILAAHGVAAGNR from the coding sequence GTGCTGGGGCTGATAGCCCCGGGGTGTGCGCTGCTGCCCTCACAGTTGGTGTTGCGCACCGGATCCGAAGTGTTCTGGTGGATCGGGCCGATCATCGTCTTGATCGTGATCCCGATCCTGGATTTCCTCGTCGGCGAGGACGGCAGCAACCCGCGCGATGAGGACTACGAGGCGCTGTCGAACAACCACTATTACCGGTGGTGCACGTATATGTTCTTGCCGATCCAGTTGCTCGGATTGGTGATCGCCTCGTCGATGTGGGCGGGCGATGAGCTGAGTGTCGTCGACAAACTGGGTTTGGGTGTGACGCTGGGTTTCGTCAGCGAGATCGGAATCAATGCCGCGCACGAGCTCGGGCATCGAGCCGAGCATCTGGAGCGCTGGCTGGCCAAGATCGCGCTGGCGCAATCGGGGTACGGGCATTTCTTCGTCGAGCACAACCGCGGACATCACGTGCGAGTGGCGACGCCGGAGGATCCGGCGAGTGCGCGGCTGGGGGAGTCGCTGTATGAGTTCCAGCCGCGGGCGGTCTCGGGTGGATTCCGTTCGGCGATCGCGTTGGAGCGTGAGCGGTTGCAGCGGCACGGGCAGGGGTGGTGGTCACCGCACAACCACATTCTTCAGGCGTGGGCGATGACGGTGGTGTTGTTCGGCGGGCTGCTGGCGGTGTTCGGTGTCGAGATTCTGCCGTGGCTGGTGCTGCAGGCGGTGATCGGCGCCGGGCTGCTGGAGACGGTGAATTACGTCGAGCACTACGGTCTGCTGCGCAGGCGCCGCCCGAACGGCAAATACGAGCGCTGCTCGCCGCGGGACAGCTGGAACAGCGACCGGTTGGTGACCAACATCTTCCTGTTCCATTTGCAACGCCACAGCGATCATCACGCCAACCCGGGCCGGCGCTATCAGACCTTGCGCAGTACCAGTGAGTCGCCGCAGCTGCCCGCGGGCTACGCCACCATGATCGTGCTTGCCGCGATTCCACCGTTGTGGCGGCGCGTGATGGATCCGCGGGTGCTGGCCCATTACGACGGCGATGTCACCCAGGCCAATATCGCGCCGCGCAAGCGAGACCGCATTCTCGCGGCGCATGGGGTGGCTGCCGGGAATCGGTGA